In Panicum virgatum strain AP13 chromosome 5K, P.virgatum_v5, whole genome shotgun sequence, the genomic window ACTGCTGGGGAGCAAGGCATAACGGAATTTTCTTCGAGCAAAATAAAAGGCCATCTTATAAGACGGGAATTGCCCGTTAACAAGACCATCTTATACCCGCCAAAAAAGGCCATCCTATGTGTCAAGTCGTTTTGAATCATCTGAATTTACTTTAGACTTTTAGTAGCAAACAAATGAATGTGGTTTTTGTTTATGACGGGAGATTTGGGACAGATCATTACTCATTAAAAAGGGGCGCCATCAGCTCCAGCCAACCGTGCTACGTAAGAGTTAAAGACTACGGGTGCCGTATCCTCACGTTCAACTACGTGTTGTAGACCTGTTAAAAAAAACTACGTGTTCTAGAAACCACAAAAATCCTCCCTTCGGTGCGCGGAAGGCTATTGGTTACAAGTCTGTAGCGACCGAGATATTTTACTACTCCATTATTAGTTAATTATTACAGCATGAGGATTTTACTACTCCATTATTACGACGAGGACCGGGAAGGCGTAGAATagaaaaattaataaaatatgTAAGGCGCATCTAGGCTAGGCTAAGAGCATTTCCGAGAGGCATTCTAAAATTTACCATCTAAATCATCATTTAGAGAGTTATTTAAGTaaaatttttttttatatatttttgtatttttcgaGAGTTTTTTATATTTTGTGCATAGTTTAGAGAGTCACTCTCGTTTTTTATCTTTGACAAGCGAAAAATTCAAAATAAAGTATGTTTATATTTACATACCTAATTGAGGAGCACGCTGGTGGGTATTTTTTTCGTTAAAATCTCCATTTTCCTATGTAATAAACCAGAACAGTTAAAAGAATCGCTCGGAGATGCTccgaggccgtgtttggttagttTGTGCTAGGATGTAGCACAAACTTTAACCAATAATTATGGGTATTAAACAAaatcagtttataaaactaatttcacAACCCTGCattacttcgcgagacgaatttaatgaggtcTTTAACCACACGATTAGatgttggttactgtagtattactgtagccaatcatcgattaattactgtcgttagattcgtcgcgaaaaattatgttcatccataaaaaatttttacaaataaattttatttaatatttcatacatataaaattatttttatagtaCTATACTACtgaaaccaaacacggcccgaAACTGCCCAGCCCGCAACCCGGACACAGACCAGGCTGCCATGCCGGCCCCACCACATTTACTGCGACCTGCGCCGGTGGCGAGCGACCCCCCTCGGGCCAGGACACTGTATACTGTACTTGGCCACGTCTCCGGTCTCCCACCTCCGTCCGGGCACTCCCCTTCTTCCCGGTCGCTACCAACTGCCCGGCGCTGCGGCTGCGCAAGCGCAATTCCCCCCCAAATCCAGCGTAGCCAATCCTCAGCTTCTCTCTCGCGTCCGCCGCGCCCCGCTCCGCGATGGCCGAGCAGCGCCCGCCCGCCGGGATCGACCCGCGCAGCGGCTTCTGCGCCGCGACGCGGACCTTCCACAGCCTGCGCCAGTTCGCCACGCTCCCGCCGGACTCGctcccggccaccgccgccgcctacgcCTTCTCCCTCCTCACCTCGCCGCTCCCCGACCGCCCCGCCCTCGTCGACGCCGCCAACGGCATTGCCGTCTCCTACccctccttcctcgccgccgtccgctcccTCGCGGGGGGGCTCTGGTCCGCCCTCGGCGTCCGCCCGGGCGACGTTGCGCTCGTCGTCTCCCCGTCCCGCCTCGAGATCCCCGTGCTGGACTTCGCGCTCATGTCCATCGGCGCCGCCGTCTCGCCCGTGAACCCGGCGTCCACCGCCGAGGAGTTCGCGCACATGGTCGCGCTCTCCAGGCCGGCCGTCGCGTTTGCGGTCCCCGAGGTGGCTGCCAAGCTGCCGAGGAGCCTCAGGTGCGTTGTCATCGGGTCGGACGAGTATGCGAGGCTGTCGTCCGCGGGCggtgcgtcgccgccgccgccggtggcggtGAAGCAGTCCGACACGGCGGCCGTGCTGTACTCGTCGGGCACCACGGGGCGGGTGAAGGCCGTCGCGGTCGCgcaccgcaacctcatcgcgctGATCTGCGCGCACAGGGACAACCGGGAGAAGATGGAGAAGGAGGCTGCCGAGGCCGGCGAGCAGCCGCTCCCACCCACGGTGACGCTGTTCCCCCTTCCGCTCTTCCACGTGTTCGGTTTCATGATGCTGCTCCGCTCCGTGGCCATGGGGGAGACCGCGGTCCTCATGGAGCGCTTCGACTTCGGCGCCGCGCTGCGCGCCATCGAGCGGTACCGTGTCACGCTGCTGCCCGCGGCGCCCCCGGTGCTGGTGGCCATGATCAAGTCCGAGGAGGCGCGCCGCCGTgacctctcctccctcctcgtcaTCGGCATCGGCGGCGCGCCACTCGGTCGCGAAGTCGCCGAGCGCTTCGCCGCCGTCTTCCCCGACATAGAACTCGTTCAGGTTCCGTGCACCCTGGAGTACAAGGCTCTTGTACGCACTGCAGGTTCCATTCTGAATCTACGCTTCTGAATCCAGGGCTACGGTCTGACGGAGTCGTCTGGCTCGGTTTCTTCGACGGTGGGGCCGGAGGAGACCAAGGTGTACGGTTCGGTCGGGAAGTTGGCATCGCACATGGAGGCGAAGATCGTCGACCCCGCCACCGGCGAGGCGCTCGGGCCGGGGCAGCGCGGGGAGCTCTGGATCCGTGGACCAGTCATCATGAAAGGCAAGTAGAATAACTACTAGTACTTTGGACTATGCAGTGGTTTGACTATCATTGTCAAGCTTTCTTTATTGGCAGAACGATCCAAGACTTTCAGTAATATAATCACACGGTTGAATTGTACAGTTTGGTTTTTGTCCAAGCCATGGGCTGTTGTGTGGAAGCTATGCACTCCTGTCATCAGACTAGCATGGTTTGCCTGCATGTGTTTCATGGGGGCTTTTATTTGTCATGTTTTTTAAACATCTGTCCATCCAAATACACATGGTCAGTGCTGTACCTTTAGGGATCAATTATAACTACAAATCTGAATCACTGGCAATGCATGGCTGCCTGTTCTGCTACTTTATTTCTAATGAATAGTACTAATGCCAACCTGGCACTGATATGGactctgttcgctgtgctgtggctggtggctggtgcttatttattgtgagagaaaagtattgTTGGCTGGCTGTTGGCTGATGCTGGTTtggtgtgaaagaaaaatactgttggctggatgcagcgaacagagtgatgcAATTTTGAGTCCATCGAAATTGTATATTGCCAGAGAGCCATGTGGACCACATGGTGTTTTATATCTGATGAAAACCAGAATATTGCACTTTAGTTTTCATGTTTGACCAGCAACTgttggccttgtttagttgcaaaattcaaaattccaaaactatcacatcgaatgagaatcttacatgcatggagtattaaatttagatgaaataaaaaattaattacatagtttgcttgtaaattacgagacgaatctaatgattctAATTAGACCATGATTAAATacaaaattgctacagtaaccatgttctaatgatggattaattagtcttaataaattcatctcgtagtttacagacaagttctataattagttttgtgattaatctatattCAATAAATGTGAAAATATTTCATTTCAAAAAGTTTAcacttgcaactaaacaaggctcgCTGGTCTGGAACATCAGAGAACAGACTTTACCAGATTATTTCAAGGTTTACTATAGTACTGTAGCAGGATGCAGTTCTAAAACATCCGGTTACTCCCTGGGTAATCTCTCTTGTTCACACTTCACAGATTATAATGAGTTgtcatgttttattttttttaaggcAATACATTCCCAGGGAAGTTTGGTGTTTTATATATTTCCCTTGAATCTTGGAAAATCTTCTTTTGTGGGCTACTACATGAGTCATATGATGATTTTTTCCAGGCTATGTGGGTGATGACGAGGCAACTGCAGCAACGATGGATTCAGAAGGCTGGTTGAAAACTGGTGATCTATGCTACTTCAATGAAGATGGTTTCCTCTACATTGTTGACCGATTAAAGGAGCTGATAAAATACAAGGGATATCAGGTGCTGCAGATTATCACAGCTAGTTCAAAACTGCaataacattgccatttgagaGTTTTATCTCACAAATTTTGTTTGTGTTTGTGTGGTACTGATATAAATCTTGCATCAGGTACCTCCAGCTGAACTGGAGCATATCCTGAATTCTCATCCTGATATATTGGATGCTGCTGTTATCCCGTAAGTACCCTGCGATGAACTTGGGAAAATTCTGCAGGACCATAGATCAAACTAATGCTGCTGTAAGATTTCTTCATCATGTGGCAATATGTGAGATGTCCCTTCTCTATGAACTATGCAGATATCCAGATGAAGATGTTGGGCAACTACCAATGGCGTTCATAGTGAGGAAACCAGGTTCGAAGCTCACCGAGCAACAAGTCATGGATCACGTGGCTAAACAGGTACGCATCTCCTTTGGGTTACATTATGCTCCATATAGTTTCATATTGAATTATAGGTGTCCGGTCATAATCAAACTCCGTTctaccttttccttttcctaaaCAAATTGGGCAAGTCGCCAAGTTGAGTAGAAATTCCTGCAATTTTAGTATTGTTAGTTGACACTTTTTTCTGCTGTTAAGGATAACATTCTTTGCCCTGATGCAAAAGGCAACTCTAAAATGCCATGTGCTAGCATACCGTTGCATATAGCGGTGGATAGTAACCTAAACTTTCCAGTAGCCACTCCAGCAAGGGATCACGCCGCTACTGATCCTCTCTTTATGCAAGATATTCTAAGAACCTTTGCTGTGATAATGTGATAGGAGTAGTCTCTTAACGCTTCAGGCAGTAGACTGACTCCACTCCGGCCTAATTTTCCCCCCCTTTGTGGCAGGTGGCACCGTACAAGAAAGTCCGCCGAGTGGCCTTTGTctctacaataccaaaatcACCTGCTGGGAAGATCTTGCGGCGGGAGCTTATACAACAGGCCGAGTCCATGGGTGCCTCCAAGCTTTGAGGTTTATGCTGACTTGGAAATATAGGAGGAAAGTTCTTTGTGTAGTACCAGACTACAGACTCAGGATTTGTACATGCTGCTACGGTTTTCAGGCTGACTCGGGTATTCTTAGCCGAACGGTTGTACCTCTGAATTTTGCTCATGCTTCAAACGGAATGTCACGGAACAAATTTGTGGGCGGTCGGCTGCCCACTTTCTTCTGTTCGTTACCTGGTTCTCTGCAAAACCTTGTTTGTTGGTTATTCTCGTCTGAAACTGCCTTGTTGTCCCCAAAGGCCCAGACCCATAGATGTCTGGGCGTTCATCGTGTCGGAGTTTCATATAAATCTTGCTCAGACAGCTTAGTCCGTGTATGGATTCATGGAATAGTCGGAACTTGTCTTCAGTCCATCTCTTTGTTTTAGAAAAATGACCGAGCATAATCCAAGTGAAGCTTTTCTAAAATGGATAAAAGTTATATATTTACATATCCAAAAAGAGGTATTCTCATATTCGAAACTACACGAGCGAATATGTTTACACATTTTTTCGACAGCAAATATGTTTACACCTTTTACTAAAAAACTATGGATAGAAGAATTTTGAGTCAGGAAAATGTTGTGCCGAGTGAAATTGAAGCTATCAGAAAAGTCAAGCTGTATCAGGAAAAATCCcatccaaaaaaagaaaaaaactgttGATGTTAGCTCCTTGTTAAGTACAAGTGTCATTTGCGATCAGAGCAAAGGACATCTTTTGAAGTTTGTCACGGGTGCCTGACGAGCCACACTACTGTGCAGTCGTGTCACCTTCTAAACCCATATAATTCCCTACCCAATTCCCTTCCATAAACCCCTCTTGCAATTGCAAGGGGTTGCAAGTAGCCAAGTAGCCTATTCCCCTAGAGAAATTTCATCCCACGCCGACGCCGAAGGCCCTAACCGACCGCATCGATGCCGTcaatcgccggcggcgggcccggGCGCCTCTTTGCAGCGCACCGGGGCGCGATCTGgtggctccgccgccgccagcacccacctttctcctccctcgccggcgggggACGCCGAGGCGACGCGCCGCATCTGCCGGTGCTCATCGTCGGAGCTGGGCCCGTCGGGCTCGTCCTCTCCTTCCTCACCAAATTCGGTAAGAGCCTCGTGCCCCTCGCGCATCACCTATTCCGAATCGTGCTTCTAAAGTAGTAGGCGGGAGTGTTGAGCTGAGCGGAAGTTCAATGAGGGGATCGGACGAGTGTGATGAAACAAGTTACCTCTCAAGTGCGCTGTGCTAGTTTGGATGACTGCTTAGTGATTCAATGAGCTTAGGTGCTTAAAT contains:
- the LOC120710391 gene encoding 4-coumarate--CoA ligase-like 5 — its product is MAEQRPPAGIDPRSGFCAATRTFHSLRQFATLPPDSLPATAAAYAFSLLTSPLPDRPALVDAANGIAVSYPSFLAAVRSLAGGLWSALGVRPGDVALVVSPSRLEIPVLDFALMSIGAAVSPVNPASTAEEFAHMVALSRPAVAFAVPEVAAKLPRSLRCVVIGSDEYARLSSAGGASPPPPVAVKQSDTAAVLYSSGTTGRVKAVAVAHRNLIALICAHRDNREKMEKEAAEAGEQPLPPTVTLFPLPLFHVFGFMMLLRSVAMGETAVLMERFDFGAALRAIERYRVTLLPAAPPVLVAMIKSEEARRRDLSSLLVIGIGGAPLGREVAERFAAVFPDIELVQGYGLTESSGSVSSTVGPEETKVYGSVGKLASHMEAKIVDPATGEALGPGQRGELWIRGPVIMKGYVGDDEATAATMDSEGWLKTGDLCYFNEDGFLYIVDRLKELIKYKGYQVPPAELEHILNSHPDILDAAVIPYPDEDVGQLPMAFIVRKPGSKLTEQQVMDHVAKQVAPYKKVRRVAFVSTIPKSPAGKILRRELIQQAESMGASKL